Proteins co-encoded in one Amaranthus tricolor cultivar Red isolate AtriRed21 chromosome 7, ASM2621246v1, whole genome shotgun sequence genomic window:
- the LOC130817664 gene encoding transcription factor MYC3-like — protein sequence MDEQNNILMSSSPKLQKNLQILVENQQEWWNYAIFWQISTNYFTNNNISSHSLIWGDGYLRTFSNHKKNPNLVLKNQKKVELFYTTSCSLSYSVNQTVENGGSILAKSYNNGAYVWLSGAHTYDCERVKEAWSYGVLTIVCISIPYGVLELGSVELIKENLALIQQAQCLFESMSTVELHVDFTDLDLLGSTHQVQHNFGATEECDSDESIIRLHKVVKKRGKILSTSRNNNVVKVANHVEAERERRKKMNSRFYALLSVVPMVTKPDKASLLGNTVEYINELKNKISNLESQLEILRKSSNNNKDFSNYMDENMDNILQNDLNIVDIKIPMDVSVKVCRNEAMIRVQCGNVNYPCLRLMNVLKQLKLEVHHAIISTIDDIIVQDIVVVNVPLELHNEDSLRVAIIRRLVQ from the exons ATGGATGAACAAAACAACATATTAATGTCATCCTCaccaaaacttcaaaaaaacCTTCAAATTCTTGTAGAAAACCAACAAGAATGGTGGAATTATGCcattttttggcaaatttctacAAATTATTtcaccaataataatatttcttcaCATTCACTAATATGGGGTGATGGGTATTTACGTACCTTCTCAAACCATAAAAAGAATCCTAATTTAgttcttaaaaatcaaaaaaaggttgaattattttataCGACTTCATGTTCTCTGTCTTACTCCGTTAACCAAACGGTTGAAAATGGTGGTAGTATTTTAGCTAAGAGTTATAATAATGGTGCATATGTATGGTTAAGTGGGGCCCATACGTATGATTGTGAACGAGTCAAGGAAGCTTGGTCTTATGGGGTTTTGACTATTGTTTGTATTTCTATTCCTTATGGGGTGCTCGAGTTGGGATCGGTTGAGTTGATTAAGGAAAACTTGGCTTTGATTCAACAAGCTCAATGTTTGTTTGAATCCATGAGTACTGTTGAGCTCCATGTTGATTTTACAG ACTTGGATCTATTGGGTAGCACTCACCAAGTCCAACATAATTTCGGTGCAACCGAGGAGTGTGATTCCGACGAATCCATTATTCGCCTTCACAAGGTGGtgaagaaaagaggaaaaataCTTAGCACGTCTCGTAACAACAATGTCGTTAAAGTTGCAAACCATGTTGAAGCAGAACGAGAAAGGAGAAAAAAGATGAATAGTCGATTTTATGCACTTCTATCAGTAGTCCCTATGGTAACTAAACCGGATAAAGCTTCTTTACTGGGTAATACTGtagaatatataaatgaattaaaaaacaaaattagtaatttAGAGTCGCAActagaaatattaagaaaatcatctaataataataaggatttTAGTAATTATATGGATGAAAACATGGACAATATCCTACAAAATGATTTAAATATTGTTGATATTAAAATCCCAATGGATGTTAGTGTTAAAGTATGTAGGAATGAGGCAATGATTAGGGTTCAATGTGGAAATGTTAATTATCCATGTTTAAGGTTAATGAATGTGCTTAAACAACTTAAATTGGAAGTTCATCATGCAATTATCTCCACCATTGATGACATTATAGTTCaagatattgttgttgttaatgttCCATTAGAGCTTCATAATGAGGATTCATTGAGGGTTGCTATTATTAGAAGGTTAGtacaataa